The sequence below is a genomic window from Coffea arabica cultivar ET-39 chromosome 4c, Coffea Arabica ET-39 HiFi, whole genome shotgun sequence.
aattataaaaatgaggTCATAGTTGCTCTTTCCGGATCTCATGTTTGTAAAATGAGGTATCTAGCTGGCTAAGGAAATCGACCGATTCTTGCAGGTTTCAGCAGCCAGGGTCTTGCAGGAGACATGCAACTACATCAGAAGCTTGCACAGAGAAGTTGATGACTTGAGTGAGAGGCTGTCTGAATTGCTTGCAAATTCAGACACCAGCCAAGCAGCCCTAATTAGAAGCTTACTTAGTCAGCAGTCTTAATCAATCCAACTGCTGCTTCCTTAATTACGTTGTACTTTCAGCTTCTTTCCAGGTTTTTGTCACTCGCATTTGACTAGCTAGATGAGTTCATCTGGAATGATCAAACAACTCCTATGGAGAGCTATTTTAGATGTATGTAATAAAGGAGTCTTAGCATTTAGAAATGCTCCCAATTTCCTTATGTATCAAAGTTAAGAATTCAGTCGCACATCCTTTAAGTTGGTGATCTATATTGCTTCTGGTACATCTTTGGGACTGAATTTTACTTTCTTATGCTTGACATTATTAGCTTTAAAGTTGGGCCTAATTCTTAGCAAATTGCAGTTGTATTGCAAAATCTGCACCAGGTTATTTCGTGCAAGAACACTGAAGGAAATTTTTTTGTGCTCGCATTCAGTCAAGCTGAAGTCAAATAATATTACGAATTTGATCAAGCTGAACAACTTATGAATAACTATAAAATGTAAGCTTAACTTATGTACAGAAACTTCAATGAAATCATTTACATTAGTTTTCAGAATGACCCAGAAGGCTATTAAAAATAATGTTGAAGGAATTAAGTTCTAACCAGACcaacaatgaaaaaaaaaaaaggaagatatAAAGCCAGAGTAAGAGATTAAAGCTAGTAATTGTGGATATTCCTCATAAATTGACAAAATGCTTTAGGCCTATTTTTCATGCCTATTTTTGAGGCGTCATCGTTTTGCCAATCCATGCACTGATAGTTCTTTAGAacccaaatgataaaattcatATTTACTCGATATGTTCAAGAATCTCAGCTGAGTAGCTGTTACACAAACTATACTGAGACTATATATTTTAAACACATGGAAGTAAAAAGGATAGCCAGCAGTATGAGTTGTGACATTGTAACCTTGACTTAGTAATTTCTTGAAcgggttattttttttttaaatatacttagatataaatataattttctgAATTAACATCTGTCAAAGCCTGACATATTcacatagttttttttttaaaggacaTATTCACATAGTTTACCTACCTAACCTTTTAGATTTTATTACCTGATTAAGTCATGAAAAGATGTGAGAAAATTAAGTCAAAACCGGCAACATAGATCGGCACATGGAAGTAAAAAAGGATAGCCAGCAGTGTGAGTTGTGGTGTAGTCCCCCGACAATGTAACCTTgacttattatttttttttttatatactttgatataaatatttttttctgaattAACGTCTGTCAATGCATGATAAATTCACATAGTTTACCTACCTAAACTTTTAGATTTTTTAAAACTGATTAAGTCATGAAAAGACGTGAGAAAATTAAGTCAAAACAGGCAACATAAATCAGCTCAATTGACAAAAACGGGTGATTTCCTTATCTCTGAGCCATGATGGTGATCAGAGTTGAAcctattcaattttttttttccaaaaaaaaaaaggtcaagaCCAAGAATAAAAGCAAGCGCCAACTTTCACTCGGGAAGAACCTACCATGTCGTCCATGTTCTGGATTTTATATGCTACGTCTCTAGAACGCTGTACAAATCAACtactaaaatttttaatatGTAAATGATGAAAATCAAGGTCAATTATTATTTTGCACTAACATTATCTTTTTCCTTCCATGTAATGATGTGCACATAAAATTATGCATTTTATACACTGGTGCTAGCTTCATATGTGCCTAATTTTGGGGAAAATAACAATCATGAGCATCAACATCTGCCGCTCCCAAGAGAACTATACGGGGaacaataattacaaaactacAAAGTAGAAAAAATAGCAAGAAGAATTCAATATGTCCCTCATTTTTTCGACCTACAACTGCATCATCTTCTTGttgacttgaaaattttatGCTTCATTTCATTATGTATACTTCATCCTTTGCAGGGTTTCTGGCTCTACTTGTCTAGGCCATGCAGCCACATTAATTATCAtgtttttcttgatttgtttttcTAAAGTTCACTAAATACGAGATTGATGTGGCTACCGAACTGTTAGATTTGTGACGACCCTTTCTTACGTAGGTCTTATATTTTCGATAGTTAAGGCTCGATTCTATAACCTTCCACTAGCCGCagttggtgattgaatcatgtTCTGGAGCAACATGTGAATTTACAAGTAAAAATAGTGGGAAAAACCCTTTATAAGAAAGAGCTATGTTGAACAGTTACCACATTTCTGTTTGATATTGTTATGGCCAATCGCAGTTATGTGCCCATTAGGTAAGTTTTGGATGTCCCAATGAGTTCTTGAAGTATCATGAGTTAGGAGTAAAAAAGGCATTGAATGATGGTTTCAAATTTGTAGGCAGTATATAACATACGGCTAAAAATACTAGGTAAACCTAATTATATAGACTATGTGCTTCAAGTAATTGTGTGTTTTCCATTATTGTTTGTATCTTCTTAAAAAGcacaaaaatttaaaagcacGTTGGTCTACAAAGCTGTCTATTCATGTATTTTTGTAACAGTTGTTGTGCTTGTGCATTGCCGTCGAGTATAATATTAGTGGTCAtaccaagttttttttttttcctatttgaGTTTCAATCGACTCGAATGGTTGCACCAAATTATGCGTGCAATATATTGTTATTGGCTACTGTAATAggaataataacaataataataacaataacaataacaacaataataataataacaataataacaataataagaataagaataataatagcaataacaataacaatgacaataataacaataataataataataataataataataataataataataataataagaagaagaagaagaagaagaagtaagtgattgatgAATGTGGGCAGAAATTGACCAGAGGAACCATTTCGTTTGATCAATTACTCTCTAAGATATATGATTCTAAAATGTGTCCAAGCAATTTAGGAGGGTGATTTCTTATATGAAACATAAATTTAAGCGCCAATTAGGATAAGTTGGAGAGGAATGAAATCAATTCTTACAAGCAAAAGTTCAGGATTGGAAGCGACCAAAAGTCTAATATCTTTCATTTTTTGAGGTTTCAAAAGTCAATACTTtaaataattgaacaataagaatataaaaatttgaactaagtactatgaAAGTTAACATAAAAGTTTAGTCCAAAAACTTTGaacctcttgtttttttttttttttgtgtgtaaatttaattttgattttggAAAGGCAGGAAAGGAGACTAAAAGtttgtcataaattggtaatactGAAAAATgaacaagttaacaaactatgaaaaataaaatgataagataaaaccaacaaataataatattaatgaaacaaaagtagttaacatcatgacaaactgaagaatctaaaaaaaaatcaagtaggATTTGCATAAAAAATGCATCAAATATTTGTTAAGACTGAAAAATAAAACATTCCACTACATATAAGGTTTCAGGAATATTAATGCATGAAAGTCTCCAACGATGAGTTCAATAATCAAATGCAAGCCTCAAATTTCTTCTAAATGGGTGGGGGGAAGAGAGGAAGTTTGGGGAAGACAATTTTAAATTGGCTAATTGAGTTTGGTGGATTACCCAATTATactcatttattaaatgggtatcaTCGGATAAGTGAataacccatttatatccatatGTAAAAACTTAAGATATCCATATCCAGCTATTCATGGGTAGGTATggataaatttagttaaatggatTTATTTGCCACCTATAATTTCAAGTTTGCAAAATCACAGTGAGTTTCCATAAGTTATTTTTTTACCATTTTGTCTCAATAACTTTACTCTTACTACCTCCCTTTTCTTCAGAATTGATGAGAACAATCTAGGAAATTGTGCCACATTTCAATTGACATCAGCATCAGTGCATCACGGGTGACTTGAAATAAGTAATACAATATCAAACTTCAAATTAAGAAACTTAATATAACTCCATTAGAGACGTGTGTTGATTTAAGACTAACGACACGAAATGACACGGTATGGAACCGTGATATACCGGAGGGGCTACATGATTCCAAAGAGAAACAAGATTCAGCAAGAATCTTAACCCAAATAACATAACAAGTGTTAAAATTCAATAATATTGTCAAAAGTCTAAAATAGTGTTCGTTTgcccggaaaagggaagaaaagtgAAAGAAAATAACTTTCATGCAAGTTTTGAACGTTTGTTCGTTAAGAAACTTATGGGACTTACCACATAAAATTTTTCTGTAAAATTTTGTCCTGCTGAAATTGAAAGGAAAGTGAGTAACAGGAAAGTTTTGACTAATTAGATTTCTTTTACAACTCCTTTCTTTCAGAATACTCCATCAATAGGAAAAACTCATTTCTTATATGAACACCCTCTATGTAGGGAAACCAAGAAAATACTCAACCAAGAATCTTAACTTGGGGCGCACCCAGAGGAACAAGGTATAAAATCCAAACAACACAACACGTGTTAAAATTCAATAATGTTGTTAAAAGTCTGAATGATTACAACAACCCTAATAAACTTATCTATAGGCACACAACCACTGCCAGAAATACGATTTAACTATTTAACTAACAAAAGACTGCTAAACCTTCTAATTACAATAGAATATGAAATAATAAAGAAAACTGTTAAAGCTACATTTTTGTTCTTGAGCAGATCAATGGATGGAGACGATGAGTTCGTGAACCCCGGGTTCTTCATTCCGTATCATGAATGGTCCATAAAATCTCCTCAAATTAAAGAACTCTTTTGACCACTCAACACTGTCAAAATTGGGACTGGTTATCTTGCACAATAAAAGTTGGTTAAGATTGGACCAGAAGGTCCAGGACAGTAAATCTTCTCCGAATAATTCGTCATATTCATAACACCCGTAATTTGTccgaagaaaaaaaatggtatgATAGACTTTTAATGCCTGaaagtagaggtggcaaaatgggcgggatgcgcgggatttgcttgggtttgagatAGAATCCAGTCATATGGGTTCGGAGCTAACCTTAtccatatgtgttttgggactaatttgggcgggatcactttggaatgggtttagattgatcccgcccaatacccaaatctattttctacatattttttttcttttaattcatttttattttttaaataactttaatattttttatttattaaatttcttttagtcttattgtgaatttatattttcatgAACTCATTTTACACTCTATGCAAAGTTCTTAGGATAACTACTCTGCTGCCTTGatatttgataacataaaaCATTTGATTAAAGTTTTGCAATTGAATAGAAAATTACAAGATAAGCTCACAGCAAGAAGGGATCCTTCTCTTTGATCACCCGAAGAGAAATTGGCATTCCTAGATGTAAGTTAAGCCTATGTGAACGCTGCTTCGATTTCTTTGTACAATATTGGAACAtttaaaatacaaagaaaatgacagaagaaaaattttattgAGATCTACCATGTAGAAATTTTGTCAACCTCAACATTTCCATTGTTTTATTTCATGATTCTCGTCAGGGGTTTCACTCTGGATACAACACAAAGTATTCAATGGAAAGTCGTGTCAAAGTACTTGTTTATACACCATTAGTTCCATTTTCAATGAGTAGGACCCGGATTAAATTTTACGAAATCCCGCCAAATGAGCTTCTTGATATTCTCTTCAGTGATGGATGGCTgctcaaaataaaaaacaaaaggcCTAAGACAAACAGGCTCCTATCAATGAGGTGCCAAATATGGGTGGGGAGATATTTgggcccaatgggtacccaagtatttcctAACATTTTTCATCAATTAATGGTTACAATTGAAATATGTtccattttaaacccaatatcaaattaTAATACCCATTCCGCTCAAAGTCCCTTTGGGCATAGGTAACACATTGGGGTTTGGGACAAATTGTCACCTCTACATGAAAGTATTGCTTGATTTGTTATTTGGTCTTCCGTATAATTGACCACAAATCTCTAGCCATCAATACTACCAATTGACTACTTTCCCCTGCTATCACTAATTGGCTAAATCTAAGGAGTCGTTTGGTGAAAATTCACCAACTACAATCACTGTGATTTTAATTTACTAGTTAATAGTAATGGACTGTTGTTATGGTTCAGGTATGggttttccttcttcttcttttttccccttttcctcactctttttcttctattttttagCCACTCTCTGTTTCTTCtagtactttttattttttatttttaattaaaatatgagataCATGGATAACTAAATATTACTGAAAAATAGTTAATAACAAAACCTATAGAGTGGACTCAATATATATTAACTCACTCCGATTGACCTTAACCAAACTATAAGTATCACTATCATTAACTTTCAAACTAATTCCTCAGTGTGAAATCCACTTACCAAACACTGCCTAAGTTTATGCTGTTTAAATTGCTATATATAATTAGTTCTATAGTAATTATGGATCTTATAGAGGAAGTTTTTTAAGTTGATGTGGTCAATCAGTAAACTACAATTTTAAGTGCTTGTATTAAGGCCCTGTTTAATAattcaattcagcacttaaacttaagggattcagatcttaatatattcagacggtttgataactaaaaattgaaatttgaattaattaagtgacactgaattttttagGTAAAACTTATTCCCAAAAGTAagtaaaaaattatttacttatcactgaatgtaaTATGCActtaaatatattatatttaatatttaacaattcaataacttaatatattcagacttcagatttcagattccaaatttcaaatttcagttttcagatttcagttttattaaaCACACCCTTATAACTTAAGTGCATCAAAGTTATACTTTCAAGAAGATGCAATGCAGTTACTATGATGTACTGGTAGAGTAACAAGTCTAAACTCTAAACATATTTCCAAAATAGTAAAATGTGGAAAGAAAAGCAACCGCTTTCCGTTAGCTACATATACAGCTACATCTTTGACTAGGAACTAAACCCTTTTTCCTTAATTCGATTTCTGCCAAGGAAATATTCTCATCCTATGCAAACACAAAGTGGGAAAACTTGATTCATCTATACCGCAATGTTCGTTCAAGGTAGCTTCAATTCGTTGACTAGATTCAAGTATGCCTTTCTAGCAAAGCGATAATTTTCTTGCCAGAGCAATTTTTATCCAAATACCAATATTACCCTCAATTGGTCAATCTCATATATTCCAATTAATTTTGATGGAACTCATTATCCACTAATTACCTTTTATCTTCCTCTATCTCATTAAACCAGTGATAGTTttagctctctctctcacttcCCCTCCTAATACTCCTTCCCTTCTCTTtgcatcttttttattttacaatttcttttcattttttttgagaaCTTTGCAGAATGtgattcaaaaaaatttttttttttttttgcaaccaGTACATTATTATAgatttttatcaatttgtttccATCTCCTTCAAGGTTCTAAGTGCTTTTTATTATAAGTGCTTTACCTGTTCTTGGGGGGTTTCATCATTTTTAGTTGAACCTTAAACCTTCATGGTGCAATGGCTACTTTAGTGAACAAAATCATATTTGTTGGCAAGAGAAAAGGGGGTAATTAAGCCATATCAAATCCTCCATACCaagagtttttgttttttttttgcatattataAAATTAGAACCTCGAtgtctaatttttttaaattcttatGTTTTATTAAAAACTCTGGGAAAACTGTGTGATTAATATTGTGATGTCATTGGAACTCAATCCTATGGTATACCTCACAGggtttatttctttgaattttcttgtttattGTGCCCATGTACAGTTAATCTCCTTACGCACTTTACaatcttttcccctttttactGTATTATATAAATCTT
It includes:
- the LOC113738714 gene encoding transcription factor PRE3-like, yielding MSSRRSRSRHSAASRITDDQIIDLVSKLQQLLPELRNRCSDKVSAARVLQETCNYIRSLHREVDDLSERLSELLANSDTSQAALIRSLLSQQS